In Neovison vison isolate M4711 chromosome 11, ASM_NN_V1, whole genome shotgun sequence, one genomic interval encodes:
- the SGCB gene encoding beta-sarcoglycan isoform X1 — translation MSVPSCRHTTYTILNNQFWEKNLQSSNGPVKKSMREKAVERRNVNKEHNSNFKAGYIPIDEDRLHKTGLRGRKGNLAICVIILLFILAVINLIITLVIWAVIRIGPNGCDSMEFHESGLLRFKQVSDMGVIHPLYKSTVGGRRNENLVITGNNQPIVFQQGTTKLSVEKNKTSITSDIGMQFFDPRTQNILFSTDYETHEFHLPSGVKSLNVQKASTERITSNATSDLNIKVDGRAIVRGNEGVFIMGKTIEFHMGGNMELKAENSIILNGTVMVSTSRLPSSSSGDQFGTGDWVRYKLCMCADGTLFKVQVTGQNMGCQISDNPCGNTH, via the exons ATGAGTGTACCCTCATGCAGACACACAACCTACACAATACTCAACAACcagttttgggaaaaaaatctg caaAGTTCCAACGGTCCTGTAAAGAAGTCCATGCGGGAGAAGGCTGTCGAGAGAAGGAATGTCAATAAGGAGCATAATAGTAATTTCAAGGCCGGATATATTCCAATCGATGAAGATCGCCTCCATAAAACGGGATTGAGGGGGAGAAAGGGCAATTTAGCCATCTGTGTCATTATCCTCTTGTTTATCCTGGCTGTCATCAATTTAATT ATAACACTTGTTATCTGGGCAGTGATTCGCATCGGGCCAAACGGCTGTGACAGCATGGAGTTTCATGAAAGCGGCCTGCTCCGGTTTAAGCAAGTATCTGACATGGGAGTTATACATCCTCTTTATAAAAGCACAGTAGGAGGAAGGCGAAATGAAAACTTGGTTATCACTGGCAACAACCAGCCT ATTGTTTTCCAGCAAGGGACAACAAAGCTCAGtgtagaaaagaacaaaacttcTATTACCAGTGACATTGGTATGCAGTTTTTTGACCCGAGGACTCAGAATATATTATTCAGCACAGACTATGAAACTCATGAGTTTCATTTGCCAAGTGGAGTGAAAAGTTTGAATGTTCAAAAAGCATCTACTGAAAGG attaCCAGCAATGCTACTAGTGACTTAAATATAAAAGTTGACGGGCGTGCTATCGTGCGTGGAAATGAAGGTGTATTCATTATGGGCAAAACCATTGAATTTCACATGGGCGGTAATATGGAGTTAAAGGCA GAAAACAGCATCATCCTAAACGGAACTGTGATGGTTAGCACAAGTCGCCTACCTAGTTCCTCCAGCGGAGACCAGTTTGGGACGGGCGACTGGGTGCGCTACAAGCTGTGTATGTGTGCGGACGGGACACTCTTCAAAGTACAAGTGACGGGCCAGAACATGGGCTGCCAGATCTCAGACAATCCCTGTGGAAACACTCACTAG
- the SGCB gene encoding beta-sarcoglycan isoform X2 — MAAAAAAAAAEQQSSNGPVKKSMREKAVERRNVNKEHNSNFKAGYIPIDEDRLHKTGLRGRKGNLAICVIILLFILAVINLIITLVIWAVIRIGPNGCDSMEFHESGLLRFKQVSDMGVIHPLYKSTVGGRRNENLVITGNNQPIVFQQGTTKLSVEKNKTSITSDIGMQFFDPRTQNILFSTDYETHEFHLPSGVKSLNVQKASTERITSNATSDLNIKVDGRAIVRGNEGVFIMGKTIEFHMGGNMELKAENSIILNGTVMVSTSRLPSSSSGDQFGTGDWVRYKLCMCADGTLFKVQVTGQNMGCQISDNPCGNTH; from the exons atggcggcagcggcggcagcggcggcggccgAGCAG caaAGTTCCAACGGTCCTGTAAAGAAGTCCATGCGGGAGAAGGCTGTCGAGAGAAGGAATGTCAATAAGGAGCATAATAGTAATTTCAAGGCCGGATATATTCCAATCGATGAAGATCGCCTCCATAAAACGGGATTGAGGGGGAGAAAGGGCAATTTAGCCATCTGTGTCATTATCCTCTTGTTTATCCTGGCTGTCATCAATTTAATT ATAACACTTGTTATCTGGGCAGTGATTCGCATCGGGCCAAACGGCTGTGACAGCATGGAGTTTCATGAAAGCGGCCTGCTCCGGTTTAAGCAAGTATCTGACATGGGAGTTATACATCCTCTTTATAAAAGCACAGTAGGAGGAAGGCGAAATGAAAACTTGGTTATCACTGGCAACAACCAGCCT ATTGTTTTCCAGCAAGGGACAACAAAGCTCAGtgtagaaaagaacaaaacttcTATTACCAGTGACATTGGTATGCAGTTTTTTGACCCGAGGACTCAGAATATATTATTCAGCACAGACTATGAAACTCATGAGTTTCATTTGCCAAGTGGAGTGAAAAGTTTGAATGTTCAAAAAGCATCTACTGAAAGG attaCCAGCAATGCTACTAGTGACTTAAATATAAAAGTTGACGGGCGTGCTATCGTGCGTGGAAATGAAGGTGTATTCATTATGGGCAAAACCATTGAATTTCACATGGGCGGTAATATGGAGTTAAAGGCA GAAAACAGCATCATCCTAAACGGAACTGTGATGGTTAGCACAAGTCGCCTACCTAGTTCCTCCAGCGGAGACCAGTTTGGGACGGGCGACTGGGTGCGCTACAAGCTGTGTATGTGTGCGGACGGGACACTCTTCAAAGTACAAGTGACGGGCCAGAACATGGGCTGCCAGATCTCAGACAATCCCTGTGGAAACACTCACTAG